A genomic segment from Bacillus cereus G9842 encodes:
- a CDS encoding MarR family winged helix-turn-helix transcriptional regulator, translated as MDSRKDSLPLGIEPYAELIKKTASAETDPIAAKLGLLMLWTSDNVLDAVDVDLAPLGISESKLDFLLLFILREMEANGEEVNMSPSDIASRLGITRASVTGLLDWMEKRELIVRFHHSKDRRRLKVKITPKGKELVTHSLPTFWLSCASLVDGFNQEERQVLEKLLNKMQATMQVKLGEGR; from the coding sequence ATGGATTCAAGAAAAGATTCTCTTCCTTTAGGGATTGAGCCGTACGCAGAGTTAATCAAAAAGACAGCATCAGCGGAAACGGATCCAATCGCAGCAAAACTTGGTTTGTTAATGTTATGGACGTCTGATAATGTTCTTGATGCTGTTGACGTAGATTTAGCTCCACTTGGTATTTCAGAGAGTAAATTAGATTTTTTACTATTGTTTATTTTGCGTGAAATGGAAGCGAATGGGGAAGAAGTGAACATGAGTCCTTCGGATATTGCGAGTCGATTAGGGATTACACGTGCTTCTGTCACTGGCTTATTAGATTGGATGGAGAAACGAGAGTTAATCGTAAGATTCCACCATTCTAAAGATCGAAGAAGATTAAAGGTGAAAATTACTCCGAAAGGAAAAGAACTAGTTACACATTCTTTACCAACTTTTTGGTTATCTTGCGCTTCGTTAGTTGATGGCTTTAATCAAGAAGAGCGTCAAGTTTTAGAAAAGCTATTAAATAAAATGCAAGCAACTATGCAGGTGAAATTAGGAGAAGGTAGGTAA
- a CDS encoding MFS transporter, with protein MEIGKEVNSEKNYTIMTAVLCWSGMVVMSSLYVTIPLISLFSNIFNTSLTHSAATGSIFSVGFAIGCLLFGAISDKYGRKKVIFIGLLALSIVSFCLGFVDSFFWLVIYRGIQGIAAATFSPVALAYVVEMFPVEKRVTTIGFVSTGFLVAGIVGQVISTAVSQHFGWHMVFFLLSIVYISTAIWVYYSLPKGETSQSYTDILGPIKQMGKVFTNKSLVLSYIIAFVLLMAFVNMYTVLGNYLSSPTYNLTAEQILYFRLAGLFGMLLSPLAGRLTKRFEIRKVLQGGLLIAIFSLSSMGFVSYLFLLVMMSVCFVIGIAISVPSLVSLVGQLGGKARGIAVSIYTFILFLGTSIGPIISIYLMKIGGYAQTFILLGMILFIGFVASLFIINE; from the coding sequence ATGGAAATAGGAAAGGAAGTAAATAGTGAAAAGAATTATACAATAATGACAGCTGTATTATGTTGGTCGGGTATGGTAGTTATGTCTAGCCTATATGTAACAATACCTTTAATCTCTCTATTTTCAAACATTTTTAATACGTCATTAACACACTCGGCAGCTACAGGAAGTATATTTTCTGTTGGCTTTGCTATAGGGTGTTTGTTATTTGGGGCAATCTCTGATAAATATGGACGAAAAAAAGTGATTTTTATTGGATTGCTTGCACTGTCGATAGTTTCTTTTTGCTTAGGGTTTGTAGATAGTTTCTTTTGGCTTGTTATTTATAGAGGTATACAGGGGATAGCCGCAGCTACATTTTCTCCAGTAGCGTTAGCCTACGTTGTAGAAATGTTCCCAGTAGAAAAAAGGGTTACAACAATAGGGTTTGTTAGTACCGGTTTTTTAGTAGCTGGAATTGTAGGGCAGGTAATAAGTACTGCTGTTAGTCAGCATTTTGGATGGCATATGGTTTTCTTTCTTCTTAGCATTGTCTATATAAGTACTGCTATATGGGTTTATTATTCTCTTCCGAAAGGAGAGACGTCTCAATCCTATACTGATATTTTGGGACCAATTAAACAGATGGGTAAAGTTTTTACAAATAAAAGCTTAGTATTAAGCTATATAATTGCATTCGTTTTATTAATGGCTTTTGTTAATATGTATACTGTTTTAGGGAATTATTTGAGCTCTCCTACTTACAATTTAACTGCGGAACAAATCCTTTATTTTCGCTTAGCAGGGCTGTTTGGTATGTTGCTGTCACCACTTGCAGGTCGTTTAACAAAGAGGTTTGAAATAAGGAAAGTTCTTCAAGGAGGATTGTTGATTGCTATTTTTAGTCTAAGTTCAATGGGCTTTGTTTCGTATCTATTTCTACTTGTAATGATGAGTGTCTGTTTTGTAATAGGTATTGCTATATCCGTTCCGTCTTTAGTTTCTCTTGTAGGTCAATTAGGAGGGAAAGCAAGGGGAATAGCGGTATCTATTTATACTTTTATTTTATTTTTAGGTACTAGTATAGGGCCTATCATTTCTATTTATCTTATGAAAATAGGAGGTTATGCTCAAACATTTATTTTATTAGGAATGATACTTTTTATTGGTTTTGTAGCTTCTCTATTTATAATTAATGAATGA
- a CDS encoding DinB family protein — MFVQSALHQLKVAIDTSIDMLNQYSENDLKIQPIHSKRSLFEMYAHLSLICHADLLILNGISEKELHTFYIEHTPVTVAHMQQTMIEGYNLLSKTFLSYSQIELAEVMTAYWGISYSRFEWLLEIVAHFYHHRGQIHILLCEHMKDPRIPLFE; from the coding sequence ATGTTTGTTCAATCTGCATTACATCAACTAAAAGTTGCTATTGATACTTCTATTGATATGCTTAACCAATATAGTGAAAACGATTTAAAAATACAACCGATTCACTCAAAACGATCATTATTTGAAATGTATGCACATCTTTCTCTTATTTGTCATGCTGATTTACTCATTTTAAATGGTATTTCAGAAAAAGAATTACATACCTTTTATATAGAACATACGCCCGTAACAGTTGCTCACATGCAACAAACGATGATTGAAGGATACAACCTTCTCTCTAAAACATTTCTTTCCTACTCCCAAATAGAATTAGCAGAAGTTATGACTGCCTATTGGGGGATTTCTTATTCGCGCTTTGAATGGTTACTTGAAATCGTTGCACACTTTTATCATCATCGTGGACAAATTCATATTTTATTATGCGAGCATATGAAAGATCCTCGCATTCCTTTATTTGAGTGA
- the alr gene encoding alanine racemase — MSLKYGRDTIVEIDLNAVKHNVNEFKKHVNDEKIKMMAAVKANGYGHGAVEVAKAAIEAGINQLAVAFVDEAIELREAGITVPILILGYTPVAAVEDVIQYDVMMTVYRVEDLHGINEIANRLQKKVQIQVKIDTGMSRIGLQEEEVKPFLEELNRMEYVEVVGIFTHYSTADEIDKSYTNMQTSLFEKAVNTARELGIQIPYIHSSNSAGSMELSNTFQNMVRVGIGVYGMYPSKEVDHTIVSLQPALSLKSKVAHIKHAKKNRGVSYGNTYVTTGEEWIATVPIGYADGYNRQLSNKGYALINGIRVPVIGRVCMDQLMLDVSKAMPVQVGDEVVFYGKQGEENIAVEEIADMLGTINYEVTCMLDRRIPRVYKENDETTAVVNILRKN, encoded by the coding sequence ATGAGTTTGAAATATGGAAGAGATACAATTGTAGAAATTGACTTAAATGCTGTAAAACATAATGTAAACGAATTTAAAAAACATGTAAATGATGAAAAAATTAAGATGATGGCTGCTGTAAAAGCGAATGGGTATGGCCATGGGGCAGTTGAAGTTGCCAAAGCTGCAATTGAAGCAGGAATAAATCAACTTGCAGTTGCATTTGTAGATGAAGCGATAGAATTAAGAGAAGCAGGAATTACTGTGCCGATTTTAATTTTAGGATACACACCAGTTGCGGCTGTAGAAGATGTAATTCAATATGACGTTATGATGACTGTTTATAGAGTAGAAGATTTACATGGTATAAATGAAATTGCAAACCGTCTTCAAAAGAAAGTACAAATTCAAGTGAAAATTGATACAGGAATGAGTCGTATCGGTTTACAAGAAGAAGAGGTTAAACCATTTTTAGAAGAATTAAACCGTATGGAGTATGTAGAGGTAGTAGGGATATTTACGCATTACTCTACGGCAGATGAAATCGATAAATCATATACGAATATGCAAACAAGTTTATTTGAAAAAGCTGTTAATACAGCGAGAGAATTAGGAATTCAAATACCATATATTCATAGTTCAAATAGTGCAGGATCAATGGAATTAAGTAACACATTTCAAAATATGGTACGCGTTGGAATAGGAGTATACGGTATGTATCCGTCAAAAGAAGTGGATCATACAATCGTTTCTTTACAGCCTGCGTTGTCGTTAAAATCAAAAGTAGCTCATATTAAACATGCGAAGAAGAATCGCGGTGTAAGTTATGGGAATACGTATGTAACAACTGGTGAAGAATGGATTGCGACTGTACCAATTGGTTATGCTGATGGTTATAATCGTCAATTATCTAATAAAGGCTATGCGTTAATTAACGGGATTCGAGTACCTGTTATCGGCCGTGTTTGTATGGATCAGTTAATGCTGGATGTTTCAAAAGCGATGCCAGTACAAGTAGGAGACGAAGTAGTATTCTACGGTAAACAAGGTGAAGAAAATATCGCAGTAGAAGAAATAGCGGATATGTTAGGTACAATAAACTATGAAGTTACATGTATGCTAGATAGAAGAATTCCGCGTGTCTATAAAGAAAATGACGAAACAACTGCAGTTGTAAATATATTAAGAAAAAACTGA
- a CDS encoding class I SAM-dependent methyltransferase produces MSKKLIYSNYDIFASIYNKHWGHFSEHSYPAFEQLVLQYAQPRSHILDLCCGTGHLTRKLLDHNFVVTGIDGSTQMIEYARKNAPDATFIVDDARYFNINEQFHYVISAGDSLNHIMNLDELKSVFQKVYSVLHNEGIFAFDMNMEKGFLKNWIASFHISEKEYVCTIDSTYNNENKKAEMNFILFHHDIDNNWTRSDFSFEEACYSNEEIISSLESVGFKNIQFHGTNRAFFTCQK; encoded by the coding sequence ATGTCTAAAAAACTTATTTATTCTAATTATGATATTTTCGCATCTATTTATAATAAACATTGGGGGCATTTTTCTGAACACTCCTATCCAGCTTTTGAACAACTCGTTTTACAATATGCACAACCACGTTCTCATATTTTAGATCTTTGTTGCGGGACTGGTCATCTTACTAGGAAACTACTTGATCATAATTTTGTAGTAACTGGTATAGATGGTTCTACTCAAATGATTGAGTATGCACGTAAAAATGCGCCAGATGCAACCTTTATCGTCGATGACGCTCGCTATTTCAATATAAATGAGCAATTCCACTACGTCATCTCTGCCGGTGATAGTTTAAACCATATTATGAATTTAGATGAACTAAAAAGTGTGTTTCAGAAAGTTTACTCCGTATTACATAACGAGGGTATATTCGCATTTGATATGAATATGGAAAAAGGATTTCTTAAAAACTGGATTGCTTCATTTCATATTTCAGAGAAAGAATATGTTTGTACGATTGATTCTACATATAATAATGAAAATAAAAAAGCAGAAATGAACTTTATACTATTTCACCATGACATAGATAATAATTGGACAAGAAGTGACTTTTCTTTTGAAGAAGCTTGTTATTCCAATGAAGAAATAATTTCTTCATTGGAATCCGTAGGTTTTAAGAACATTCAATTCCACGGTACAAATAGAGCATTTTTCACTTGCCAAAAATAA
- a CDS encoding GNAT family N-acetyltransferase, with translation MDIRKKRSVTESEIQQMKDLAYICGQQDNLDYSSDLHINFLKNRNEDYINDFLLYNGTQLIGALNMYDFERPTKLELIGFVHPHFRKQRFGTILLQTAMKEIQNRETDEALLIINGDSISGNEFVKHMKLPYLYSEYSMEFKTNELQKTTDNNIQLTLATSESLLDLIEISSKAFGDSVENTATWLQKMMTSPSHKVYSALVDKKMIGTITVTEQDHSTILSGFAVHPSYQGKGYGKAILNYMTHKLFTNGATTIELQVETKNNNALKLYTQCGFEIMMKHDYYNLMNSKENIYV, from the coding sequence ATGGATATTCGGAAAAAGCGTTCTGTAACAGAAAGTGAAATACAGCAAATGAAGGATTTGGCTTATATTTGCGGGCAACAAGACAACCTTGATTACTCTTCAGATTTACATATCAACTTTTTAAAAAATCGAAATGAAGATTATATAAACGATTTTCTTCTTTATAACGGCACTCAATTAATTGGCGCTTTAAATATGTATGATTTTGAAAGACCAACAAAGCTTGAACTAATAGGCTTTGTACATCCTCATTTTAGAAAACAACGTTTCGGAACTATCCTTTTACAAACTGCAATGAAAGAAATACAAAATAGAGAGACAGATGAAGCTCTTCTTATTATCAATGGGGATTCTATTTCTGGGAATGAATTTGTAAAACATATGAAGTTACCATATTTATATAGTGAATATAGTATGGAGTTCAAGACAAACGAACTTCAAAAAACAACAGATAATAATATACAGCTTACTCTTGCAACTTCAGAATCACTTCTTGATCTTATTGAAATTTCTAGTAAAGCTTTTGGTGATTCAGTAGAAAATACGGCTACATGGTTACAAAAAATGATGACTTCACCTTCTCATAAAGTTTACAGTGCTCTTGTCGATAAAAAAATGATAGGAACGATTACAGTTACTGAGCAAGATCATTCTACTATATTATCAGGATTCGCTGTCCACCCTTCCTATCAAGGTAAAGGCTACGGTAAAGCTATTTTAAACTATATGACACATAAGCTCTTCACAAATGGTGCTACAACAATTGAATTACAAGTTGAAACAAAGAATAACAATGCTTTGAAGCTTTATACACAATGCGGTTTTGAAATTATGATGAAGCATGATTATTATAATTTAATGAATAGCAAGGAGAATATTTATGTCTAA
- a CDS encoding nitrate reductase, whose translation MLQQLFNSPILSVQALHPGYEDHASDVFLVQTEDTEVIVRASKMNEEPNNDFWWGCKNLFGIDPRNVHHLETVHTLLQEHTNLPIPTILEKHVLNGREFVVVEKLVGNTVQSFIEQPDSILFSLGKGLAEIHKFKADFIGNPSGTFQVPLDEFQSHILNVSKELVNMFYSDDESIQNAFPTFESQLSSLSVPKESTLVLIDMDPTQFLSDGTTITGLVDTEAYAVAPRELDFIGLEYVLTEKEAHAFQSGYETIMSIPHLEEYRQPYRYLYRLLSVQGNVELKKWLSHPSYF comes from the coding sequence ATGTTACAACAACTATTCAATTCACCTATTCTATCCGTTCAAGCCTTGCACCCAGGTTATGAAGATCATGCAAGTGATGTTTTTCTCGTTCAAACAGAAGATACAGAAGTTATCGTTCGTGCTTCTAAAATGAATGAAGAACCAAATAATGATTTTTGGTGGGGATGTAAAAATTTATTTGGAATTGATCCAAGGAACGTCCATCATTTAGAAACGGTACATACATTGTTGCAAGAACATACGAATCTTCCTATCCCAACAATATTAGAAAAACATGTTTTAAATGGCCGTGAATTTGTGGTGGTTGAAAAGTTAGTAGGTAACACAGTTCAATCTTTTATCGAGCAACCAGATTCTATTTTATTCAGCCTAGGAAAAGGACTTGCAGAAATACATAAATTTAAAGCCGATTTCATAGGAAATCCGTCAGGCACGTTCCAAGTTCCACTAGATGAATTCCAATCACATATTTTAAACGTAAGTAAAGAGCTTGTGAATATGTTTTATTCTGATGATGAAAGCATACAAAATGCATTCCCTACCTTTGAATCACAACTTTCTTCCCTGTCCGTACCAAAGGAATCTACACTCGTCTTAATTGATATGGATCCTACTCAATTTTTATCTGACGGTACAACTATTACGGGTTTAGTAGATACTGAAGCTTACGCTGTTGCTCCGCGAGAGCTTGATTTTATCGGACTAGAATATGTACTTACCGAAAAAGAAGCACATGCCTTTCAAAGTGGTTACGAAACAATTATGTCTATTCCTCACTTAGAAGAATATAGACAGCCTTATCGTTATTTATACCGACTGTTATCTGTGCAAGGTAATGTGGAATTAAAGAAATGGTTAAGTCACCCATCCTATTTTTAA
- a CDS encoding macrolide family glycosyltransferase — protein sequence MANVLVINFPGEGHINPTLAIVSELIQRGETVVSYCIEDYRKKVEATGAEFRVFENFLSQINIMERVNEGGSPLTMLSHMIEASERIVTQIVEETKEEKYDYLIYDNHFPVGRIIANILQLPSVSSCTTFAVNQYINFHDGQESRQVDEMNPLYQSCLAGMERWNKQYGMKCNSMYDIMNHPGDITIVYTSKEYQPRSDVFDESYKFVGPSIATRKEVGSFPTEDLKNEKVIFISMGTVFNEQPALYEKCFEAFKDVDATVVLVVGKKINISQFENIPKNFKLYNYVPQLEVLQHADVFVTHGGMNSSSEALYYGVPLVVIPVTGDQPFVAKRLTEVGAGIRLNRNELTSELLCETVKKVMDDVTFKENSRKVGESLRNAGGYQRAVEEILELKMKPYVKIK from the coding sequence ATGGCAAATGTACTCGTAATAAATTTCCCTGGGGAAGGTCATATTAATCCGACTTTAGCTATTGTAAGTGAGTTAATTCAGCGAGGGGAAACAGTTGTTTCTTATTGTATTGAAGATTATAGAAAGAAGGTTGAAGCAACAGGTGCGGAATTCCGAGTGTTTGAGAATTTTCTCTCTCAAATTAATATTATGGAACGAGTAAATGAAGGTGGGAGCCCTTTGACGATGCTATCTCATATGATTGAAGCATCAGAGCGTATTGTTACTCAAATTGTAGAGGAAACAAAAGAGGAAAAATACGATTATTTAATATATGATAATCATTTTCCAGTAGGACGTATTATAGCGAATATTTTACAATTACCAAGCGTTTCATCTTGTACAACGTTTGCTGTTAATCAGTACATTAATTTTCATGATGGGCAAGAATCGAGACAAGTAGATGAAATGAATCCATTATATCAATCTTGTTTAGCGGGAATGGAAAGATGGAATAAGCAGTATGGAATGAAATGTAATAGTATGTATGATATTATGAACCATCCTGGTGATATTACGATTGTATATACTTCAAAAGAATATCAGCCGCGTTCAGATGTATTTGATGAATCGTATAAATTTGTAGGTCCATCAATTGCTACTCGAAAAGAAGTGGGGAGTTTTCCTACTGAAGATTTAAAAAATGAAAAAGTAATTTTCATTTCTATGGGAACAGTTTTTAATGAGCAACCTGCTCTGTATGAAAAGTGTTTTGAAGCGTTTAAAGATGTAGATGCGACAGTCGTATTAGTCGTTGGTAAGAAGATAAATATAAGTCAATTTGAAAATATCCCGAAAAACTTTAAGTTGTATAATTATGTCCCGCAATTAGAAGTTTTACAGCATGCTGATGTATTCGTGACACATGGTGGTATGAATAGTTCGAGTGAAGCGTTATATTACGGTGTTCCATTAGTTGTAATTCCGGTAACAGGAGATCAGCCATTCGTTGCAAAACGATTGACTGAAGTAGGGGCAGGCATAAGACTTAATCGTAACGAGTTAACTTCTGAATTGTTATGTGAGACTGTAAAGAAAGTAATGGATGATGTGACGTTTAAGGAAAATAGTCGTAAAGTGGGAGAGTCGCTTAGAAATGCTGGTGGATATCAAAGGGCAGTTGAGGAAATACTTGAATTAAAAATGAAGCCGTACGTAAAGATTAAATAG
- a CDS encoding YitT family protein, protein MKKVFEYVLLTIGSIIVAGSLELILAPNGLVDGGVTAIAIMANKVAGLPLYGVFLGINIPILLFTAKVMGKKFFIRTSYANVVTTLGLIYLKPFPAITTSELLIVLYGGVLFGIGVGIVVKMGGAIDGSEMLAVWMNKHFNVPISTFLLAVNAVIFIFVAILFSIEQAMFSLAIFYIVTKMIDFILDGINQGKSVMIISGKNKEIGDLLMKELQLSVTYLHGEGGFLGEHKRIIYCITNRFIYPKMKDLVLSVDPTAIIEASYSTETTGVKRPGRKARSGE, encoded by the coding sequence ATGAAGAAAGTATTTGAATACGTATTATTAACAATTGGCTCAATTATAGTAGCAGGTTCATTAGAGCTTATTTTAGCACCTAATGGATTAGTAGATGGCGGGGTAACGGCTATTGCTATTATGGCAAATAAAGTTGCAGGATTGCCGCTTTATGGCGTTTTCTTAGGAATTAATATCCCAATTTTATTATTTACTGCAAAAGTAATGGGAAAGAAATTTTTTATCCGTACATCTTATGCGAATGTAGTTACAACACTCGGATTAATTTATTTAAAACCATTTCCAGCAATTACGACTTCTGAGTTATTAATTGTACTTTATGGTGGAGTGCTGTTCGGAATTGGTGTTGGGATTGTTGTTAAAATGGGTGGAGCAATTGACGGTTCGGAAATGTTAGCAGTTTGGATGAATAAACACTTTAATGTACCAATTAGTACATTTTTACTTGCAGTAAATGCAGTTATTTTCATCTTTGTTGCAATTTTATTTTCAATCGAACAAGCGATGTTCTCATTAGCAATTTTCTATATTGTTACGAAGATGATTGATTTTATATTAGATGGTATTAATCAAGGTAAGAGCGTTATGATTATTTCTGGTAAGAATAAAGAAATAGGCGATTTACTTATGAAAGAATTGCAACTATCTGTTACGTATCTACATGGAGAAGGTGGTTTTTTAGGGGAGCATAAGAGAATCATTTATTGCATTACAAACCGATTCATTTATCCGAAAATGAAAGATCTCGTTCTCTCTGTAGATCCAACCGCTATAATTGAAGCTTCCTATTCAACAGAAACGACTGGTGTGAAACGTCCGGGAAGGAAAGCTAGGTCAGGTGAGTAA
- the pdxR gene encoding MocR-like pyridoxine biosynthesis transcription factor PdxR: protein MDFTIPLQLQSNTPIYLQIYEYIKAEIIQRTISVGTRLPSHRNLASQLNISRITVESAYQQLLAEGYVESKPKRGIFVANFDIDVIPNKKRNAAKKTSNLIDEKFEYDCSQGLIDQNKFPITNWKRALQESILTYENALFAKEDPQGEFALREHISTYLYHSRGVHSSPDQIVIGAGTQPLLWLLLQLLGPTKEYGIENPGFHRIHAIIKSCDRQIHPIPLDEKGINISSLYNTNANVAYVTPSHQFPLGIIMPLPRRLELLKWANDCNGYIIEDDYDGEFRYAGKPIPSLQSLDSNERVIYMGTFSKSFLPSLRMGYVVLPPHLLKIYQELHGIFKQTVATIQQLAFANFIQSGNWERHLNRSRTLYKRKHHALVKSIMKEMGANVQILGEQSGLHIVLCVHNSMNENELIESAKKQSVKLYPLSPYDFMNDLRKESYVLLGFGSIPENKIETLATLLKDAWFPSCKETC from the coding sequence ATGGATTTTACTATCCCATTGCAATTACAAAGTAACACACCTATTTACTTGCAAATTTACGAATATATAAAAGCTGAAATTATACAAAGGACTATTTCTGTTGGCACACGTCTACCCTCACACAGAAATTTAGCATCACAACTTAATATTAGCCGCATTACTGTTGAATCAGCTTATCAACAATTATTAGCTGAAGGTTATGTAGAAAGTAAACCGAAACGTGGTATTTTTGTAGCAAATTTCGATATTGACGTTATCCCAAATAAAAAACGAAATGCAGCAAAGAAGACGAGCAATTTGATAGACGAAAAATTCGAATACGATTGTAGCCAAGGGCTTATTGATCAAAATAAATTTCCGATTACAAATTGGAAACGGGCATTACAAGAATCCATACTTACATACGAAAATGCACTATTTGCCAAAGAAGACCCTCAAGGTGAATTCGCTCTTCGAGAGCATATATCAACATATTTATATCATTCTCGCGGTGTACATTCTTCACCTGATCAAATTGTGATCGGTGCCGGAACGCAGCCACTTCTCTGGTTACTACTTCAACTGCTTGGCCCTACAAAAGAATACGGCATTGAAAACCCTGGATTTCACCGTATACACGCAATCATTAAAAGCTGTGATAGACAAATCCATCCCATACCATTGGATGAAAAAGGGATTAATATTTCTAGCTTATACAATACAAATGCCAATGTCGCATACGTTACACCATCACACCAATTTCCACTTGGGATTATTATGCCTTTACCTAGAAGATTAGAATTGTTAAAGTGGGCTAATGATTGCAATGGATACATTATTGAAGATGACTATGACGGAGAGTTTCGCTACGCTGGTAAGCCGATTCCTTCTTTACAAAGTCTTGATTCAAATGAACGCGTTATTTATATGGGGACTTTCTCAAAATCTTTTTTACCTTCTTTACGAATGGGATATGTTGTTTTACCACCACATCTTTTAAAAATATATCAAGAACTGCATGGAATTTTTAAACAAACAGTGGCTACAATACAACAACTTGCTTTTGCTAACTTTATACAAAGCGGGAATTGGGAACGTCACCTTAATCGGAGTCGTACACTATATAAAAGAAAACATCATGCGTTAGTAAAATCCATTATGAAAGAAATGGGGGCTAATGTTCAAATTCTTGGCGAACAGTCCGGACTTCATATTGTATTATGTGTACATAACAGTATGAATGAAAATGAACTGATTGAATCCGCTAAAAAACAAAGCGTTAAATTATACCCACTTTCTCCATATGATTTCATGAATGATTTACGCAAGGAATCATATGTATTACTCGGTTTTGGTAGTATTCCGGAAAATAAAATTGAGACGTTGGCTACATTATTGAAAGACGCTTGGTTCCCTAGTTGCAAGGAAACTTGTTAA
- a CDS encoding GNAT family N-acetyltransferase: MNVKEVVTEEQLHEVLPVLQQLRTQLSKEETGTLFRNMKEENYKLFSLRNEDDEVVSLAGVAICTNFYNKKHVFVYDLVTADAHRSKGHGNVLLSYIENWGKENGCESITLTSAFSRIDAHRFYEREGYDKVSYSFHKEL, from the coding sequence ATGAATGTTAAAGAAGTAGTAACAGAAGAGCAATTACATGAAGTATTACCTGTTTTACAGCAATTACGAACACAACTTTCAAAAGAGGAAACAGGCACTTTATTTCGAAATATGAAAGAAGAAAATTATAAACTATTCTCGCTGCGTAATGAAGATGATGAAGTTGTTAGCCTTGCAGGTGTAGCGATTTGTACGAACTTTTATAATAAGAAGCACGTTTTCGTATATGACCTTGTAACGGCAGACGCACATCGTTCAAAAGGACATGGAAATGTATTACTTTCGTATATAGAGAACTGGGGAAAGGAAAACGGATGTGAGTCTATCACCCTCACGTCAGCATTTTCAAGAATTGATGCTCATCGTTTTTATGAAAGAGAAGGGTATGATAAGGTGAGTTATTCTTTTCATAAAGAATTATAA